Proteins encoded within one genomic window of Arachis ipaensis cultivar K30076 chromosome B08, Araip1.1, whole genome shotgun sequence:
- the LOC107610893 gene encoding uncharacterized protein LOC107610893 encodes MEKLMKNQEMASKNHEASMRNLERQIGQLSKQPAERPSNTFPNDTIPNPKEECKAIQLRGGKTLENDKVDSKKEVEVEEDDKVNSKKDEEPQTPKKGKQVPEAQPQELRKEVKPYVLPLPYPQRLHKDIKDQQFPKFLEIFKKLEINLQLIEALEQMPLYAKFLKELINKKRSWKEKETVILTQECSAVIQKGLPPKLKDPGSFFIPCTIGNIPIDKALCDLGSSINLMLLSMMRNVSIEDVKPTRMSLQLANRSLIIPNGVVENFLVKVGKFIFLADFVILDLDEEGSDSIILGRPFLAIARPIIDIEKGKIILREHDE; translated from the coding sequence ATggagaaactaatgaaaaatcaaGAAATGGCCagcaagaaccatgaagcttctATGAGGAACCTTGAAAGGCAAATTGGGCAATTGTCTAAGCAGCCAGCTGAAAGGCCAAGCAATACATTCCCAAATGACACCATTCCTAAccccaaggaagaatgcaaggccatccaACTTAGAGGTGGCAAGACATTAGAGAATGACAAAGTTGACAGCAAGAAAGAAGTAGAGGTTGAAGAGGATGATAAGGTGAACTCCAAGAAGGATGAAGAACCACAAACtccaaagaagggaaagcaagTCCCAGAGGCACAACCACAAGAGCTGAGAAAGGAGGTGAAGCCATATGTCCTTCCACTACCTTACCCTCAAAGATTGCACAAAGACATCAAGGACCAGCAATTTCCCAAGTTCTtggagatcttcaagaagctagAGATCAACCTTCAACTTATTGAGGCCttagagcaaatgcctctctatgcgaAATTTCtcaaggagcttatcaacaagaaaagaagctggaaagaaaaagaaactgtGATCCTAACCCAAGAGTGTAGTGCTGTGATTCAGAAAGGCttaccaccaaaactcaaagatccagggagtttctTCATACCATGCACTATTGGGAACATACCAATTGACAAAGCTTTGTGTGACTTGGGATCCAGTATCAATCTGATGCTACTATCCATGATGAGAAACGTATCTATAGAGGACGTAAAGCCCACAAGAATGTCATTGCAACTAGCTAATAGATCACTCATAATACCCAATGGAGTGGTAGAGAACTTTCTAGTCAAGGTGGGCAAGTTCATCTTtctagcagattttgtgattctggaCTTAGATGAGGAAGGAAGTGATTCAATCATACTaggaagaccctttctagccatAGCAAGACCCATCATTGATATAGAAAAAGGAAAGATAATCTTGAGAGAACACGATGAATAA